Proteins co-encoded in one Herpetosiphonaceae bacterium genomic window:
- a CDS encoding DUF177 domain-containing protein, producing MSEFRFSVSQLLQEPTGATRQYELDDAQLVVDDTLRMQPVAGRVRLTRTPKGILADATVRGNIEIECGRCLTRYQHPLSFKFSEQYYQTVNVTTGARLPQPEEDDAFLIDETHKLDLGDAMREYALLNLPAAPRCQDECKGLCQQCGKNLNEDPCGCETETIDDRFAVLNKLLGEPRSNTNH from the coding sequence ATGTCTGAGTTTCGCTTCAGTGTTTCACAGCTTTTGCAGGAGCCGACAGGGGCCACCCGGCAGTATGAGCTAGACGATGCGCAACTCGTCGTGGATGATACCTTGCGTATGCAGCCTGTCGCCGGGCGGGTGCGTCTGACACGCACGCCGAAGGGCATCCTGGCGGATGCTACGGTGCGGGGCAATATCGAAATAGAGTGTGGCCGCTGCCTGACACGGTACCAGCATCCGCTGTCGTTTAAGTTCAGCGAGCAATATTACCAGACCGTCAACGTCACCACGGGCGCGCGCCTGCCGCAGCCCGAAGAAGACGATGCGTTTCTGATCGACGAGACGCACAAGCTGGATCTTGGCGACGCGATGCGGGAGTATGCGCTGCTCAACCTTCCGGCAGCGCCGCGCTGCCAGGATGAGTGTAAAGGGTTGTGCCAGCAGTGTGGCAAGAACCTGAACGAAGATCCGTGCGGCTGTGAAACCGAGACGATCGACGATCGCTTCGCCGTGCTGAACAAACTGCTCGGCGAGCCACGATCAAATACTAACCATTAA
- the coaD gene encoding pantetheine-phosphate adenylyltransferase, which yields MATAIYPASFDPITYGHIDVATRAAAIFDTLILAVYDRPLKNLLFSTDERVHLAAEAVKHLPNVRVDTYSELTVDYARRIGAKVIVRGLRAVTDFEHEFQMAHINHRLYPEVDVVCLMASQEYSFLSSSAVKEIAALGGNVEFMVAPHVERALRRVYGRKDAT from the coding sequence ATGGCAACAGCTATCTATCCCGCCAGCTTCGACCCGATTACCTACGGCCATATCGACGTGGCAACACGCGCGGCTGCAATCTTCGATACGTTGATTCTCGCGGTCTACGATCGGCCACTCAAAAACCTGCTCTTCTCGACCGACGAGCGGGTACACCTGGCCGCCGAGGCGGTCAAGCATCTGCCCAACGTGCGCGTCGATACCTATAGCGAGCTGACGGTCGATTACGCGCGCCGGATCGGAGCCAAGGTGATCGTTCGGGGGCTGCGCGCCGTGACAGACTTTGAGCATGAGTTTCAGATGGCGCATATCAACCACCGGCTCTATCCTGAGGTCGACGTGGTCTGCCTGATGGCAAGCCAGGAGTACAGCTTCTTGTCGTCGAGCGCTGTCAAGGAGATCGCGGCGCTGGGCGGCAATGTCGAGTTTATGGTCGCGCCGCATGTCGAGCGGGCATTGCGCCGTGTGTATGGACGGAAGGATGCGACATGA